The proteins below come from a single Parageobacillus thermoglucosidasius genomic window:
- the araA gene encoding L-arabinose isomerase, with product MLQLRPYEFWFVTGSQHLYGEETLKQVEEHSRVIVEGLNRDSIIPFKLVFKPVVTTSEGIRKLCIEANANDECAGIITWMHTFSPAKMWIGGLSELRKPLLHLHTQFNRDIPWDSIDMDFMNLNQSAHGDREYGFIGARMGIARKVVVGHWEDPDVRERLGRWMRTAVAFTESRNLKVARFGDNMREVAVTEGDKVEAQIKFGWSVNGYGIGDLVQYIKDVPEQKVNELFDEYAELYDIVPEGFHEGPVRESIREQARIELGLKAFLEERNFTAFTTTFEDLHGMKQLPGLAVQRLMAEGYGFGGEGDWKTAALVRVMKIMADGKGTSFMEDYTYHFEHGNEMILGAHMLEVCPTIAATRPRIEVHPLSIGGKEDPARLVFDGDAGAAVNASLIDLGHRFRLVINEVDAVKPEKEMPKLPVARILWKPRPSLRDSAEAWILAGGAHHTCFSFAVTTEQLQDWAEMAGIECIVINENTIPQSIRKELRWNEMFWISR from the coding sequence ATGTTACAACTGCGACCATATGAATTTTGGTTTGTTACCGGAAGCCAGCACCTATACGGAGAAGAAACATTGAAACAAGTAGAGGAGCATTCTAGAGTCATTGTGGAAGGATTAAATCGCGATTCTATTATTCCGTTTAAACTAGTTTTTAAACCAGTTGTAACAACTTCTGAGGGGATTCGGAAACTTTGTATAGAAGCTAACGCGAATGATGAATGTGCAGGAATCATTACATGGATGCATACATTTTCTCCTGCCAAAATGTGGATCGGAGGTCTTTCCGAGTTAAGAAAACCGTTATTGCATCTCCATACGCAATTTAATCGTGATATTCCATGGGACAGCATTGATATGGATTTTATGAATCTGAACCAGTCTGCACATGGTGACCGAGAATACGGATTTATCGGAGCCAGAATGGGGATTGCCCGGAAAGTTGTAGTCGGTCATTGGGAAGATCCAGATGTTCGTGAGCGGCTTGGAAGATGGATGCGTACTGCTGTTGCTTTTACCGAAAGCCGAAATTTAAAAGTGGCTCGTTTTGGAGACAATATGCGAGAAGTGGCCGTTACAGAAGGAGACAAAGTAGAAGCTCAAATTAAGTTTGGCTGGTCAGTGAATGGTTATGGAATTGGAGATTTGGTGCAATATATAAAAGATGTACCGGAACAAAAAGTAAACGAACTTTTTGATGAATATGCAGAATTGTACGATATTGTTCCGGAAGGCTTTCATGAAGGTCCAGTACGCGAATCGATCCGTGAACAAGCCCGGATTGAACTTGGATTGAAAGCATTTTTAGAAGAAAGGAATTTTACAGCGTTTACGACTACGTTTGAGGATTTGCACGGAATGAAGCAGCTTCCAGGGCTTGCGGTACAGCGGTTAATGGCAGAAGGATATGGATTTGGCGGAGAAGGGGATTGGAAGACTGCCGCGCTTGTTCGCGTGATGAAGATTATGGCTGATGGAAAAGGGACATCGTTTATGGAAGATTATACGTATCATTTTGAACATGGAAATGAAATGATCCTTGGTGCTCACATGCTAGAAGTATGTCCAACGATTGCGGCAACCCGGCCAAGAATCGAAGTTCATCCTCTTTCTATCGGCGGAAAAGAAGATCCGGCTCGTCTCGTTTTTGATGGAGACGCAGGTGCGGCTGTTAATGCTTCGTTAATTGATTTAGGTCATCGCTTCCGTCTTGTCATAAATGAAGTGGATGCAGTAAAACCAGAAAAAGAAATGCCGAAACTTCCAGTAGCAAGAATTTTGTGGAAACCGCGCCCATCGCTTCGTGATTCGGCAGAAGCGTGGATTTTGGCAGGAGGGGCTCATCATACTTGCTTCTCTTTTGCAGTTACAACAGAACAGTTGCAAGATTGGGCAGAAATGGCAGGCATTGAATGTATAGTCATCAACGAGAACACCATCCCACAATCGATTCGAAAAGAGCTCAGATGGAACGAAATGTTTTGGATAAGTCGATAA
- a CDS encoding IS110 family transposase — MDVLYHRCAGLDVHAETIVVCVLLGEEDHIQKEIETFPTFTKDLFRLLKWLEDRGVTHIAMESTGVYWKPVFNILEDYFDITLANAQRIKNVPGRKTDVSDAEWIAKLLRYGLIEKSFVPPADIRELRDLTRLRKKWIGQLTAEKNRIQKVLECSNIKLSSVISDIFGVSGRKLLERLMKQGYIEEPEIDACIHGRMKGKRQQIQDSLFGTLTEHQLFMIRQSWKHIESLESLLREIEERIDQLLQAYKQEMELLVTIPGVKKETAAVIIAEIGVDMGQFPTSQHLASWDGVAPGNHESAGKRKSTRTMKGNPHIKSALCEAAWALSRCRNQRLAAKYWSLAARRGKKKALVAMAHRMLTIIYCMLSRKEPFREQPTY, encoded by the coding sequence ATGGATGTTCTTTATCATCGTTGTGCGGGATTAGATGTCCATGCCGAAACCATTGTGGTTTGTGTCCTTCTTGGAGAAGAAGATCACATTCAAAAGGAAATCGAAACATTCCCTACTTTCACGAAAGATTTGTTTCGTCTTCTGAAATGGTTAGAAGATCGTGGGGTCACTCATATTGCGATGGAAAGTACCGGTGTTTACTGGAAACCCGTGTTCAACATTTTGGAAGACTATTTTGACATTACTCTCGCTAATGCCCAGCGCATCAAAAATGTTCCCGGTCGAAAGACAGATGTCTCCGATGCCGAATGGATCGCCAAATTATTGCGTTATGGGCTGATCGAGAAGAGTTTCGTTCCGCCTGCGGACATTCGGGAATTGCGAGATTTGACCCGTTTACGGAAAAAGTGGATTGGGCAATTGACCGCTGAGAAAAATCGGATACAAAAAGTGTTAGAGTGTTCGAATATCAAGTTAAGTTCTGTCATTTCGGACATATTTGGTGTATCTGGGCGAAAACTACTTGAACGCCTAATGAAACAAGGATATATCGAGGAACCAGAGATTGATGCCTGCATTCATGGGAGAATGAAAGGAAAAAGACAACAAATTCAAGATTCTCTCTTTGGAACATTGACCGAGCATCAGTTGTTTATGATTCGCCAATCTTGGAAGCATATCGAATCGTTGGAAAGCTTACTTCGAGAAATCGAAGAGCGAATCGACCAACTCTTACAAGCCTACAAACAAGAGATGGAGCTTCTTGTGACCATACCGGGAGTCAAAAAAGAAACCGCTGCCGTGATCATCGCTGAAATCGGAGTCGATATGGGACAGTTCCCAACTTCGCAACACCTCGCTTCATGGGATGGAGTGGCTCCAGGGAATCATGAAAGTGCAGGGAAACGGAAAAGTACCCGAACGATGAAGGGAAATCCCCATATCAAATCCGCGTTATGTGAGGCAGCGTGGGCGTTATCTCGATGCAGGAATCAACGATTGGCAGCGAAATATTGGTCACTGGCGGCACGCAGGGGAAAGAAAAAAGCACTCGTTGCGATGGCGCACCGAATGCTTACAATCATTTACTGCATGCTTTCTCGAAAAGAACCGTTTCGAGAACAGCCAACCTATTAG
- a CDS encoding ABC transporter substrate-binding protein — MRKRLLFLVTIIFAFSMILAGCSGNNKEEVSGNEKNGTKLELWTFNELHGKYYSHMAKLWNESHPNKKINLVVNVYPYEDAHNKLLVALQSGKGAPDLADIEISKFANFLKGKPQILPLNDVIEPEQNSIVQSRLDIYSKDGKYYGIDFHVGASVIYYNKEILDKAGVNPDDIKTWDDFEKAGKTVLEKTGKPMTTLETTDQWSLWPQVAQLKGSVDFLDENGKVNLDDPQIIKVLKYQQKLIKEGIAIAAPGNFHHAEEYYGFMNKGGAASVWMPMWYMGRFVDYMPDLKGKIVIKPMPSWEIGSPRSAGMGGTGTVVTNQSKHPQLAKEFLAYAKLSKEGNIEIWKQLGFDPIRKDVWNSPELRESNKFTEYFGSNIFDILLEIKDEIEGVKIGERTPEVSDAIKTKILYRTLVDMEDPEKVLKEVTKELK, encoded by the coding sequence ATGAGAAAACGATTATTGTTTTTAGTAACTATCATTTTTGCGTTTTCAATGATATTAGCAGGCTGTAGCGGGAATAATAAGGAAGAAGTCAGTGGCAACGAGAAAAACGGAACGAAATTGGAGCTTTGGACATTTAATGAATTACATGGGAAGTACTACTCGCATATGGCAAAATTATGGAATGAATCTCATCCAAATAAGAAAATTAATTTAGTTGTCAATGTTTACCCGTATGAAGATGCACATAACAAATTACTAGTTGCTCTTCAGTCTGGAAAAGGTGCTCCTGATTTAGCAGATATTGAAATTAGTAAGTTTGCTAATTTTTTAAAAGGAAAACCACAGATTTTACCTTTGAATGATGTGATAGAACCAGAACAAAACAGTATTGTTCAATCTAGATTAGATATTTATTCGAAAGACGGAAAATATTATGGCATAGATTTTCATGTAGGTGCTTCTGTTATTTACTACAATAAGGAGATTTTGGATAAAGCCGGAGTAAATCCTGATGATATTAAAACTTGGGATGATTTCGAAAAAGCAGGTAAAACAGTTTTGGAAAAAACAGGTAAACCAATGACTACGTTAGAAACTACTGACCAATGGTCACTGTGGCCACAAGTAGCCCAATTAAAAGGTTCTGTTGATTTTTTGGATGAGAACGGAAAAGTAAATTTAGACGATCCGCAGATTATTAAGGTTCTTAAATATCAACAAAAATTGATAAAAGAGGGTATTGCTATCGCTGCACCTGGCAATTTTCATCATGCTGAAGAATATTACGGATTTATGAACAAAGGTGGGGCAGCATCTGTTTGGATGCCGATGTGGTATATGGGTAGATTTGTAGATTATATGCCAGATTTAAAAGGAAAGATTGTAATTAAACCTATGCCGTCTTGGGAAATAGGATCACCTCGTTCTGCAGGTATGGGAGGAACAGGTACGGTTGTAACTAATCAATCTAAACACCCGCAATTGGCTAAGGAGTTTTTAGCATATGCAAAACTTTCTAAGGAAGGAAATATTGAAATATGGAAGCAACTTGGTTTTGATCCTATACGTAAAGATGTGTGGAATTCACCTGAATTGAGAGAATCGAATAAATTCACTGAATATTTCGGTTCAAATATTTTTGATATATTATTGGAAATTAAAGATGAAATAGAAGGGGTAAAAATTGGAGAGAGAACTCCTGAAGTTTCAGATGCGATAAAAACAAAAATTCTTTATAGAACGTTAGTCGATATGGAAGATCCTGAAAAAGTATTAAAAGAAGTAACTAAAGAACTTAAATGA
- a CDS encoding carbohydrate ABC transporter permease gives MSNGTINTQRNKSNHVVNVKKRIRVPNVLYSQNIAPYFFVLPFILSFCIFFAYPVFSTIIMSFQEVLPGETTFIGLENYKNLWNPTFLKAIKNSTIYTILTLLILIPFPLVLAVFLNSKMMFAKNIFRSITFIPALTSVVVAGIIFRLIFGSQEGALLNSIITFFGGESRAWLNSSGTSMFALVVLATWRWMGVNLLYYLAGLQNIPKELYESAEIDGASTWQKFIYITLPLLKPITVYVLTISIYGGYSMFAESYMLYGSNRSPNDIGLTIVGYLYRNGIEQNNLGFGSAIGITLLLITFIITITQLKFLGMFRKEE, from the coding sequence ATGTCTAATGGCACTATAAATACTCAGCGCAATAAGAGTAATCATGTTGTTAACGTGAAAAAAAGAATAAGAGTCCCAAACGTTCTTTATTCACAAAATATAGCACCATATTTTTTCGTACTACCTTTTATCTTATCATTTTGTATCTTTTTTGCCTATCCAGTTTTTTCGACTATTATTATGAGTTTTCAGGAAGTTCTTCCTGGTGAAACAACGTTTATTGGACTTGAAAATTATAAAAATTTGTGGAATCCAACTTTTTTAAAAGCGATTAAGAATAGTACTATTTATACCATTCTCACTCTTTTGATACTAATTCCATTTCCACTAGTGTTAGCTGTATTTTTAAACTCCAAAATGATGTTTGCGAAGAATATATTTCGTTCAATAACTTTTATCCCTGCTTTAACATCAGTGGTTGTAGCAGGTATTATCTTCAGACTTATTTTTGGAAGTCAGGAAGGAGCGCTATTGAACTCAATAATAACTTTTTTTGGGGGAGAAAGTAGAGCTTGGCTTAATAGTTCGGGTACCAGCATGTTTGCATTAGTTGTATTGGCGACATGGCGATGGATGGGGGTTAATCTACTGTACTATTTAGCCGGTTTGCAGAATATACCTAAAGAGTTATATGAATCTGCTGAGATTGACGGTGCTTCTACATGGCAAAAGTTTATATATATTACTCTACCATTATTAAAACCAATTACAGTTTATGTCTTAACAATTAGTATTTATGGTGGTTATTCAATGTTTGCAGAAAGTTATATGCTCTATGGCAGCAATCGCTCTCCGAATGATATTGGTTTAACTATTGTAGGATATTTGTATCGAAATGGCATAGAACAAAATAATTTGGGTTTTGGGTCAGCGATTGGTATTACATTACTACTTATAACTTTTATTATTACTATTACACAGTTAAAGTTTTTAGGAATGTTTAGAAAGGAGGAGTGA
- a CDS encoding carbohydrate ABC transporter permease: MEINTRYKRKLASIILFIFFILISVFALFPLFAIILGSFKPSQEILRFGLNLKIQPEVLTLKNYSFILSGGSDYFTWYKNSIIITVFSTLFSLLFSSMVGYGLAVYDFKFKNLIFGMVLVVMMIPLEIIMLPLYKLTISLGLMNTLLGAFLPFVVAPIPVFFFRQYASGLPKELIDAARMDGCTEIGIFFRIMVPLMKPAFASMAILQALSSWNNFLWPLIVLRTNDKLTLPIGLSTLLTPYGNNYDVLIAGSVLAIIPVLILYIFFQRYFIEGMTAGGVKG, translated from the coding sequence ATGGAAATAAATACGCGTTATAAAAGGAAACTGGCATCGATTATTCTTTTCATCTTTTTTATCTTAATCTCAGTTTTTGCTTTATTTCCTTTATTTGCTATAATTTTAGGCTCTTTTAAGCCATCACAAGAAATTTTAAGATTTGGTTTGAATCTAAAAATACAGCCTGAAGTTCTAACTTTAAAGAATTATTCGTTTATATTATCAGGTGGATCAGACTATTTTACATGGTATAAGAATAGCATTATTATTACGGTATTTTCTACACTATTTTCTCTTTTATTTTCTAGTATGGTTGGTTATGGATTAGCTGTTTATGATTTTAAGTTTAAAAATTTAATTTTTGGCATGGTTCTCGTAGTGATGATGATACCGCTTGAGATTATTATGCTTCCATTATACAAATTGACTATTAGTTTGGGATTAATGAATACACTCTTAGGAGCTTTTCTTCCATTTGTAGTGGCACCTATACCAGTCTTTTTCTTTCGCCAATATGCTAGCGGGTTACCAAAAGAGTTAATTGATGCAGCTAGAATGGACGGTTGTACAGAAATAGGAATTTTTTTCAGAATCATGGTTCCGTTGATGAAACCTGCTTTTGCCTCTATGGCTATTCTACAAGCTTTAAGTAGTTGGAATAATTTTCTATGGCCATTAATTGTTTTAAGAACAAATGATAAACTTACATTACCGATAGGCTTGTCAACATTACTAACTCCTTATGGAAATAACTACGATGTTTTAATTGCAGGATCTGTATTAGCAATAATTCCAGTTTTGATTTTGTATATTTTCTTCCAACGCTATTTTATCGAAGGAATGACTGCAGGGGGAGTAAAAGGTTAA
- a CDS encoding alpha-N-arabinofuranosidase, translated as MNTKKAKMIVEKDFRIAEIDKRIYGSFIEHLGRAVYGGIYDPGHPQADERGFRRDVIELVKELQVPLIRYPGGNFVSGYNWEDGVGPKEKRPRRLELAWKSIETNEIGVNEFVEWAKLVNAEVNMAVNLGTRGIDAARNLVEYCNHPSGSYYSDLRISHGYKEPHKIKTWCLGNEMDGPWQIGHKTAVEYGRIACEAAKVMKWVDPTIELVVCGSSHRNMPTFAEWEATVLDHTYEHVEYISLHQYYGNRDNDTANYLALTLEMDDFIRSVIAIADYIKAKKRSKKTIHLSFDEWNVWYHSNEADKLIEPWTIAPPLLEDIYNFEDALLVGCMLITLMKHADRVKIACLAQLVNVIAPIMTEKNGPAWKQTIYYPFMHASAYGRGVALHPIISSPKYDSKDFTDVPYLEAIAVYNEENEELTIFAVNRDLEDPLLLECDIRNFDGYQVIEHIILEHENVKQTNSATHSPVVPHNNGNAHLSDGKVVAKLPKLSWNVIRLAKK; from the coding sequence ATGAACACAAAAAAAGCCAAAATGATCGTCGAAAAAGATTTCAGAATTGCGGAAATCGATAAGCGGATTTATGGCTCATTTATAGAGCATCTTGGCCGTGCAGTATATGGAGGGATTTATGATCCTGGTCATCCACAAGCTGACGAAAGAGGATTTCGAAGAGATGTTATTGAATTGGTAAAAGAACTGCAGGTTCCATTAATTCGTTACCCAGGAGGAAACTTTGTTTCCGGGTATAACTGGGAAGATGGGGTAGGCCCGAAAGAAAAGCGGCCGCGGCGTTTGGAGTTAGCGTGGAAATCGATTGAAACAAATGAAATCGGTGTCAATGAATTCGTGGAGTGGGCGAAACTTGTCAATGCTGAAGTAAATATGGCGGTTAACTTAGGAACACGCGGCATTGATGCTGCTCGCAACTTAGTCGAATATTGCAACCATCCATCAGGTTCGTATTATAGTGATTTACGTATTTCCCACGGCTACAAAGAACCGCATAAGATTAAAACGTGGTGTTTAGGAAATGAAATGGACGGTCCATGGCAAATCGGCCATAAGACTGCGGTAGAATATGGGCGCATTGCCTGCGAAGCGGCAAAGGTAATGAAATGGGTCGATCCAACTATTGAGCTTGTCGTTTGTGGAAGTTCCCACCGCAACATGCCAACCTTTGCTGAATGGGAGGCAACAGTTCTTGATCATACGTATGAACATGTAGAATATATCTCGCTGCATCAATACTACGGGAATCGGGATAATGACACAGCAAACTACTTAGCCCTTACATTAGAAATGGACGATTTCATCCGTTCTGTCATTGCGATTGCTGATTATATTAAAGCGAAAAAGCGCAGCAAAAAAACGATCCATCTCTCGTTTGATGAATGGAATGTTTGGTACCACTCTAACGAAGCCGATAAGTTAATCGAACCTTGGACGATTGCTCCTCCTTTATTGGAAGATATTTATAACTTTGAAGATGCATTATTAGTTGGATGCATGTTGATTACATTGATGAAACATGCTGATCGTGTGAAAATTGCTTGTTTAGCGCAATTGGTGAATGTAATTGCACCAATCATGACAGAGAAAAATGGACCAGCTTGGAAACAAACCATTTACTATCCATTTATGCATGCATCTGCATATGGAAGAGGAGTAGCACTCCATCCGATAATTTCTAGCCCAAAATATGACAGCAAAGACTTTACCGATGTTCCTTATTTGGAGGCAATCGCTGTTTATAATGAAGAAAACGAGGAACTTACGATTTTTGCGGTCAACCGCGACTTGGAAGATCCGTTGTTGCTGGAGTGCGATATTCGTAATTTCGATGGGTACCAAGTTATCGAACATATTATTTTAGAACATGAGAACGTAAAACAAACCAATTCGGCAACCCACTCCCCTGTTGTTCCACACAACAATGGAAACGCCCATCTATCAGATGGAAAAGTAGTAGCCAAGCTGCCAAAACTATCGTGGAATGTGATTCGTTTGGCTAAGAAATAA